A genomic stretch from Oleomonas cavernae includes:
- a CDS encoding alcohol dehydrogenase catalytic domain-containing protein: MTGGGYEGCALLWAEDIRCTAIDDAVLDVPHGILVETLATSICGSDLHIYRGALDPIMIRGRSQTGHELVGRVIEVGAAVTRFRKGDRVSMAYSCSCGDCHMCNLGQTAHCETTNKAVYGFGAAFGNLNGTHAEALVLPYAEGHASLVPEAISDRAATTLSCNLPTAVIANRLADIQPGETVAMIGAGPTGLLALDIALSRRPGCILVLDRVRHRLDHVRRLGVETIDVDDAGWKELALTVAGERGFDKIIEMVGLPESLQMSLDLVRAGGTVAALGVFCDNTFNLNLADVFLRDISLHMNGFANARPFMAEAMALIDRGIVDPDSLFSHEYRLDQIGQAFATFHSKRDNAFKMLIRP, encoded by the coding sequence GTGACGGGAGGCGGGTATGAAGGCTGCGCTTTACTATGGGCCGAGGATATCCGCTGCACGGCGATCGATGATGCCGTCCTTGATGTACCTCACGGCATCCTGGTCGAGACCCTGGCCACCTCGATCTGCGGCTCCGACCTGCATATCTATCGCGGTGCGCTCGATCCCATCATGATACGCGGCAGATCGCAGACCGGGCACGAGCTGGTCGGCCGGGTGATCGAGGTGGGGGCGGCTGTAACCCGCTTCAGGAAAGGCGACAGGGTCAGCATGGCCTACTCCTGCTCATGTGGGGACTGCCACATGTGCAACCTGGGCCAGACCGCGCATTGCGAGACCACGAACAAGGCAGTCTACGGCTTTGGTGCCGCTTTCGGCAATCTGAACGGCACCCATGCCGAAGCCTTGGTCCTGCCCTATGCCGAGGGTCATGCAAGCCTGGTCCCCGAGGCGATTTCCGACCGGGCGGCGACCACGCTGTCCTGCAACCTGCCTACGGCGGTCATTGCCAACCGGCTGGCCGATATCCAGCCTGGTGAGACCGTGGCGATGATCGGCGCAGGGCCCACCGGCCTGCTCGCGCTCGACATCGCGTTGAGCCGCCGGCCGGGGTGCATCCTTGTGCTCGACCGGGTTCGGCATCGCCTGGACCATGTCCGCCGGCTCGGGGTTGAGACGATCGATGTCGACGACGCCGGATGGAAGGAGTTGGCCCTGACCGTGGCGGGCGAACGCGGTTTCGACAAGATCATCGAGATGGTCGGCCTTCCCGAATCTCTCCAGATGTCTCTCGATCTGGTGCGAGCGGGCGGCACGGTAGCGGCGCTTGGGGTATTTTGCGACAACACCTTCAACCTCAACCTGGCGGATGTCTTCCTGCGCGATATCAGCCTGCACATGAACGGCTTCGCCAATGCGCGGCCCTTCATGGCCGAGGCCATGGCGCTGATTGACCGGGGCATCGTCGATCCGGACAGCCTGTTCTCCCATGAGTACCGGCTCGACCAGATCGGCCAGGCCTTCGCGACCTTTCATTCGAAGCGGGATAACGCTTTCAAGATGCTGATCCGCCCGTAA
- a CDS encoding OmpP1/FadL family transporter: MAVGSGGNAGCNPVRWAVGIGLLCLAGSCPAGAASGLLLDGVGGKEKGMAGAGLALPQDGVAVINNPATSGLVRSQISFGGTALFASPEADVSGAGSGLFPQEPGTADGDERWFGIPYMAAVQDFDSRWSGGLSIYGFFGLGAIFADVPRTNCPLALGPAASGPLCAGESRIDFSALLVAPSVAYALTPSWSIGVAPVLAYSRIELRGLGGFAAGSIDPSAVSDNGVDEAWGFGGEIGLHYQGPSLSFGLTYQTRMDMRPFDRYRGLLADGGKVDLPSVFAAGIAADISENLIGLLDIKHVRYSNSALLSNRFVLPGPPGNALLGSPDGAGFGWKDQTTFHLGLQYYWRADTVLRAGYAYSTRLFPDSQVSLSAIAPGTMTHHVALGGSYFLNELVSIDLGATYTPATHVRGRNAASPDQTISEALETLEIGLGFNYRW, from the coding sequence ATGGCTGTTGGTAGCGGGGGCAATGCCGGCTGTAACCCGGTGAGATGGGCCGTCGGCATCGGATTGCTGTGCCTTGCCGGCAGTTGTCCTGCCGGCGCGGCCAGCGGCCTGCTTCTTGACGGCGTGGGCGGCAAGGAAAAAGGCATGGCCGGTGCCGGCCTGGCCTTGCCGCAGGATGGTGTCGCTGTGATCAACAACCCGGCGACCTCCGGTCTTGTGCGGAGTCAGATCAGCTTCGGCGGTACGGCCCTGTTTGCGAGCCCGGAGGCCGACGTGAGCGGCGCCGGGAGCGGTCTGTTCCCGCAGGAACCGGGCACGGCAGATGGGGACGAGCGCTGGTTCGGCATTCCCTATATGGCGGCGGTACAAGACTTCGATAGCCGCTGGTCCGGCGGTCTGTCGATCTATGGCTTCTTCGGCCTGGGAGCAATCTTTGCCGATGTCCCGCGGACCAATTGCCCGCTTGCCCTGGGGCCAGCCGCAAGCGGCCCGCTCTGCGCAGGGGAGAGCCGCATCGACTTCTCCGCCCTGCTGGTGGCACCCTCGGTCGCTTATGCCCTGACCCCGTCGTGGTCGATCGGCGTGGCACCGGTGCTGGCCTATTCGCGTATCGAATTGCGGGGCCTGGGCGGCTTTGCTGCCGGCTCGATCGACCCGTCCGCAGTCTCCGACAATGGCGTCGACGAGGCTTGGGGTTTCGGCGGCGAGATAGGGCTGCACTACCAAGGCCCCAGCCTCTCCTTTGGCCTGACCTATCAGACCAGGATGGACATGAGGCCCTTCGATCGCTACCGCGGCCTCCTTGCCGATGGCGGCAAGGTCGACTTGCCCTCGGTCTTTGCGGCCGGCATCGCCGCGGATATTTCCGAGAATCTGATCGGCCTTCTTGATATCAAGCATGTGCGCTATTCGAATTCGGCGCTGTTGAGCAATCGCTTCGTGCTGCCCGGCCCGCCCGGCAATGCCCTGCTGGGCAGTCCCGATGGTGCCGGCTTCGGCTGGAAGGACCAGACGACGTTTCATCTCGGCCTGCAATATTACTGGCGCGCCGATACCGTACTGCGCGCGGGCTATGCCTATTCCACCAGGCTGTTTCCGGATTCCCAGGTTTCGCTCAGTGCGATCGCGCCGGGCACGATGACCCATCACGTCGCGCTGGGCGGCAGCTATTTCCTGAACGAACTGGTCTCGATTGATCTCGGCGCGACCTATACCCCGGCTACCCACGTCAGGGGCCGCAATGCCGCATCGCCGGATCAGACGATCAGCGAAGCGCTGGAAACCTTGGAGATCGGCCTGGGCTTCAACTATCGGTGGTGA